One segment of Brassica napus cultivar Da-Ae chromosome C3, Da-Ae, whole genome shotgun sequence DNA contains the following:
- the LOC106427523 gene encoding dof zinc finger protein DOF4.3-like, with product MDYSSAFAEEGNEVNQEKPPLRVCPRCNSTNTKFCYYNNHSVSQPRYKCKECRRKWTHGGALRNIPIGGSGRKKKSTTIDQPFVSQAVSAEIQQVISRRHQPFLHAQATNQFVRSFGGFSSGFDVENVGSFPGNHGDVVLPFQSFTPMDRSYFHDGLFQQDYYNVESNDLIGNHLNNQSIGSYNVVNSDHNNYINQEDQNKWNQSLNNTMNMNHNASTSGSRESWDIDHMNKYNGNIKNNCVYESSYHLEKHGP from the coding sequence ATGGATTACTCTAGTGCTTTTGCTGAAGAAGGCAATGAAGTGAACCAAGAGAAGCCTCCACTGCGAGTGTGTCCAAGGTGCAACTCAACCAACACCAAGTTCTGTTACTACAACAACCATAGTGTGTCTCAACCACGCTACAAGTGCAAGGAATGTCGCCGAAAGTGGACTCATGGTGGAGCGCTAAGGAATATACCGATTGGTGGAAGTGGCCGTAAAAAGAAGAGTACAACGATAGATCAACCTTTTGTTTCTCAGGCAGTTTCTGCTGAGATCCAACAAGTTATAAGTCGTCGTCACCAACCTTTCTTACATGCTCAAGCAACCAACCAGTTTGTTCGAtcttttggtggtttttcttctGGTTTTGATGTTGAGAATGTCGGTTCTTTTCCTGGAAATCATGGCGATGTGGTGCTTCCATTTCAAAGTTTTACACCAATGGATCGCTCTTATTTCCATGATGGATTGTTTCAACAAGATTACTACAACGTTGAATCCAATGATTTGATTGGTAATCATTTGAATAACCAATCAATCGGTAGTTATAATGTTGTGAACTCTGATCataacaattacattaatcaagAGGATCAAAACAAGTGGAACCAGAGCTTAAACAATACTATGAACATGAATCATAATGCCAGCACCAGTGGAAGCAGAGAATCTTGGGACATTGATCACATGAACAAGTACAACGGCAACATCAAAAACAACTGTGTGTATGAGTCCTCTTACCATTTGGAGAAGCATGGTCCTTGA